A region of Myxococcus stipitatus DSM 14675 DNA encodes the following proteins:
- the carF gene encoding plasmanylethanolamine desaturase has translation MKKTNEIKTQVRLQDAQALAEGYSPAIRAMEIGAIVSFMALELFLVYRLYTNPHGGPWLLLSAVLLGYLAADFVSGFVHWMGDTWGSTNMPILGKALIRPFREHHVDEKAITRHDFVETNGNNCLISLPVAVAAVSMPLSNSGWVFCASFLGAMIFWVMATNQFHKWSHMDSPPALIGFLQRIHLILPPAHHRIHHTAPFNKYYCITVGWLNWPLNAVSFFPLMERLVTRVTGLVPREDDIGDEAARALVAVQGATQAPVVQAAKELLTKATTEDTAPAPAPTRPS, from the coding sequence TCGTGCCATGGAGATTGGCGCCATCGTCAGCTTCATGGCCTTGGAGCTGTTCCTGGTGTACCGGCTGTACACCAATCCACACGGCGGCCCGTGGCTCCTGCTGAGCGCGGTGCTCCTGGGCTATCTGGCCGCGGACTTCGTCTCCGGCTTCGTCCACTGGATGGGCGACACGTGGGGCTCCACGAACATGCCCATCCTGGGCAAGGCCCTCATCCGGCCCTTCCGCGAGCACCACGTCGACGAGAAGGCCATCACCCGCCACGACTTCGTTGAGACCAACGGCAACAACTGCCTCATCTCCCTGCCCGTGGCCGTGGCCGCCGTGTCCATGCCGCTGAGCAACTCCGGCTGGGTGTTCTGCGCCAGCTTCCTGGGCGCGATGATTTTCTGGGTGATGGCGACCAACCAGTTCCACAAGTGGTCGCACATGGACTCGCCGCCGGCGCTCATCGGCTTCCTGCAGCGCATCCACCTCATCCTGCCCCCGGCGCACCACCGCATCCACCACACCGCGCCGTTCAACAAGTACTACTGCATCACCGTGGGCTGGCTGAACTGGCCGCTCAACGCCGTGAGCTTCTTCCCGCTGATGGAGCGCCTGGTCACCCGCGTCACCGGCCTGGTGCCGCGCGAGGATGACATCGGCGACGAGGCCGCGCGGGCGCTGGTGGCGGTCCAGGGCGCGACCCAGGCCCCCGTCGTCCAGGCGGCCAAGGAGCTGCTCACCAAGGCCACCACCGAGGACACCGCGCCGGCGCCCGCCCCCACGCGCCCGTCCTGA
- the murI gene encoding glutamate racemase, producing the protein MRQASHSPIGVFDSGVGGLTVLKSLMEHLPHESTVYLGDTARVPYGTKSGEVVTRYSLKNAEFLLERGIKLLVVACNTASSVALPALEAALPVPVVGVIGPGAQAALARTQGGGVGVIGTQGTIRSGAYQRALEAQDPRVRVKARACPLFVPLAEEGWTTGDVPMLTAREYLGEFARDGVDTLVLGCTHYPLLKGVIQEVVGPRVALVDSAEATAQAVVTLLEGLDLLAPATSTPSHAYFVTDVPERFTEVGARFLGRPIASAEQVDLKF; encoded by the coding sequence ATGCGGCAAGCCAGCCACAGTCCCATTGGTGTCTTCGATTCAGGTGTCGGAGGGCTCACGGTCCTCAAGTCGCTCATGGAGCACCTCCCCCATGAGAGCACGGTGTATCTGGGGGACACGGCGCGCGTCCCCTACGGCACCAAGTCCGGCGAGGTGGTGACGCGCTACTCGCTGAAGAACGCGGAGTTCCTCCTCGAGCGAGGCATCAAGCTGCTCGTGGTGGCGTGCAACACGGCGTCGTCCGTGGCGCTGCCCGCGCTGGAGGCGGCGCTGCCCGTGCCGGTGGTGGGCGTGATTGGCCCGGGCGCTCAGGCGGCGCTGGCGCGCACGCAGGGCGGCGGCGTGGGGGTCATCGGCACGCAGGGCACCATCCGCTCCGGGGCCTACCAGCGCGCGCTCGAGGCCCAGGACCCACGGGTGAGGGTGAAGGCCCGCGCGTGTCCGCTCTTCGTGCCGCTGGCGGAGGAGGGGTGGACCACTGGGGATGTGCCCATGCTGACGGCGCGCGAGTACCTGGGCGAGTTCGCTCGGGACGGCGTGGACACCCTGGTGCTCGGGTGCACGCACTACCCGCTGCTCAAGGGCGTCATCCAGGAGGTGGTGGGGCCTCGGGTGGCGCTGGTGGACTCGGCGGAGGCCACCGCGCAGGCCGTCGTGACGCTGCTGGAGGGCTTGGACCTGCTGGCGCCCGCGACGAGCACGCCGTCTCACGCGTACTTCGTCACCGACGTGCCCGAGCGCTTCACCGAAGTGGGCGCCCGGTTCCTGGGCCGGCCCATCGCGAGCGCGGAGCAGGTGGACCTGAAGTTCTGA
- a CDS encoding MotA/TolQ/ExbB proton channel family protein has product MTPHLPLALGAMNYVEIIRDASFIELAVLLLLMGVSVASWALIAMKASQLAKARAQSLTFLDTFWKASRLEAIYQTAQKLDASPLSKVFCAGYEELTKLAQAKEGGAEGAMAERLGGIENVERALNRASTSQITELEARVSFLGTVGAASPFVGLFGTVIGILSAFNQIAEQGNATLATVAAPVGNALFATAAGLFAAIPAVVAYNSFVSRIKVFDTEMSNFSADFLNIIKRHFFR; this is encoded by the coding sequence ATGACGCCCCACTTGCCCCTGGCGCTCGGCGCCATGAACTACGTGGAGATCATCCGCGACGCCTCCTTCATCGAGCTGGCCGTCCTGCTGCTCCTGATGGGGGTCTCCGTGGCTTCCTGGGCCCTCATCGCGATGAAGGCCTCCCAGCTCGCCAAGGCACGCGCACAGTCTCTCACCTTCCTCGACACCTTCTGGAAGGCGTCCCGCCTGGAGGCCATCTACCAGACGGCCCAGAAGCTCGACGCCTCGCCCCTGTCCAAGGTCTTCTGCGCCGGCTACGAGGAGCTGACCAAGCTGGCCCAGGCCAAGGAAGGCGGCGCCGAGGGCGCCATGGCCGAACGGCTGGGCGGAATCGAAAACGTGGAGCGCGCGCTCAACCGCGCCTCGACGTCGCAAATCACGGAGCTGGAGGCGCGCGTGTCGTTCCTCGGCACGGTGGGCGCGGCGTCCCCCTTCGTGGGCCTGTTCGGCACCGTCATCGGCATCCTCAGCGCGTTCAACCAGATTGCCGAGCAGGGCAACGCCACGCTGGCCACGGTGGCGGCGCCGGTGGGCAACGCGCTCTTCGCCACGGCGGCGGGCCTGTTCGCGGCGATTCCGGCCGTGGTCGCCTACAACTCGTTCGTCAGCCGCATCAAGGTGTTCGACACGGAGATGTCCAACTTCTCCGCGGACTTCCTCAACATCATCAAGCGTCACTTCTTCCGGTAG
- the tolR gene encoding protein TolR, whose protein sequence is MGMGGGNRGGGRTTMSEINVTPMVDVMLVLLIIFMVTAPLIQQGVKVNLPETKAAPVEATEKKVVLSIDAGKKVYIGDAEVPMEELETKLAANAKVQADKEVFLHADRDVPYGVVVEVMAAAQRAGINNVGMITDPSTGSKTSNAASTSKKPKEAKR, encoded by the coding sequence ATGGGAATGGGCGGAGGCAATCGCGGCGGTGGCCGCACCACGATGAGCGAGATCAACGTCACGCCGATGGTCGACGTGATGCTGGTGCTGCTCATCATCTTCATGGTCACCGCGCCCCTCATCCAGCAGGGCGTGAAGGTGAACCTGCCGGAGACGAAGGCCGCGCCCGTGGAGGCGACGGAGAAGAAGGTCGTCCTCTCCATCGACGCGGGCAAGAAGGTCTACATCGGCGACGCGGAGGTGCCGATGGAGGAGCTGGAGACGAAGCTGGCCGCCAACGCCAAGGTGCAGGCGGACAAGGAGGTCTTCCTCCACGCCGACCGCGACGTGCCCTACGGCGTCGTGGTGGAGGTCATGGCGGCGGCGCAGCGCGCGGGCATCAACAACGTGGGCATGATCACGGACCCTTCCACGGGGTCCAAGACGTCCAATGCCGCGTCGACCTCGAAGAAGCCGAAGGAGGCGAAGCGCTAG
- a CDS encoding energy transducer TonB, with protein MHSAVSHSLLVNRSARVSPFVIASVVGHIALLLAAVLYARFNSAPPVDLTAQPIRATLVRLGKPRDAKLLPRKEQLPPPPKHVEAPKPAPEAPPAPSSNAVAVPIPGVKPEPTSAPKPTPVKGEREGEDRRKRLFGAFDKTAKAAPDEEPEGAEDGDPDGDSATAEGERYFGLLQVQVRRNYSVADTIPESERMHLKALVALRLGRSGEVLDVKLTKPSGNDLFDSAVLAAVRKASPFSPPPDHLRDALQKNGVNLSFNAL; from the coding sequence ATGCACTCCGCGGTGAGCCACAGCCTGCTCGTCAACCGCTCCGCGCGCGTGTCGCCGTTCGTCATCGCGTCCGTGGTGGGGCACATCGCCCTGCTGCTCGCCGCGGTGCTGTACGCGCGCTTCAACAGCGCGCCCCCGGTGGACCTGACCGCGCAGCCCATCCGCGCCACGCTGGTGCGACTGGGCAAGCCTCGGGACGCCAAGCTCCTGCCGCGCAAGGAGCAACTGCCCCCGCCTCCCAAGCACGTGGAGGCCCCCAAGCCCGCGCCGGAGGCTCCGCCCGCGCCCTCCTCCAACGCCGTCGCGGTGCCCATCCCCGGCGTCAAGCCGGAGCCGACCTCCGCGCCCAAGCCCACGCCCGTCAAGGGTGAGCGGGAGGGCGAGGACCGGCGCAAGCGCCTCTTCGGCGCCTTCGACAAGACGGCCAAGGCGGCCCCGGACGAAGAGCCCGAGGGCGCCGAGGACGGAGACCCCGACGGTGACTCCGCCACCGCCGAGGGCGAGCGCTACTTCGGCCTGCTCCAGGTCCAGGTGCGCCGGAACTACAGCGTCGCGGACACGATTCCGGAGTCGGAGCGCATGCACTTGAAGGCCCTGGTGGCGCTGCGCCTGGGCCGCTCGGGTGAAGTGCTCGATGTGAAGCTCACGAAGCCCAGTGGGAATGACTTGTTCGACTCGGCGGTCCTCGCCGCGGTCCGCAAGGCCTCTCCCTTCTCGCCTCCTCCCGACCACCTTCGAGACGCGCTGCAGAAGAACGGCGTCAACCTGAGTTTCAACGCCCTATGA
- a CDS encoding LpqB family beta-propeller domain-containing protein, producing MKALLLSLVLLPLAAFAQTPTIEISGANFRPLPVAVPAPLTQNEGAKGKANTFDAAFTFDLSASGILQVLDRKSFTADPKEGMAAGTITFSRWADVGAEALVKVSLADDAGTLRGELRLFNVGTGREDLKVTKDAPASNPSLLAHRLADALYRHFTREPSPFLSRITYVRKAGNNRDIAVADWDGGNPVVLTKGGINILPSLSNDGAQVAYTSYRKNRPDLYVQRPGGDAKMVVSDGQMITGGAFSPDGKRLAYSQAEGESAQIYVANADGSGAKAVTDTPYGLNTSPSWSPDGKRIAFVSNRGGSPQIYIMGADGSGVRRLTFQGNYNQTPDWSPRGDLIVFTARDERNAFDLFTVNVETGKVTRMTQDQGNNEEPAFSPNGRLILFTSTRAGGTQLFVMTADGNNQLPLRAEKGTLLTPDWAPLADAQ from the coding sequence ATGAAAGCCCTGCTCCTCTCCCTCGTCCTCCTCCCGCTCGCTGCGTTCGCGCAGACGCCGACGATCGAAATCTCGGGCGCCAACTTCCGCCCGCTGCCCGTGGCGGTGCCCGCGCCGCTCACCCAGAACGAGGGCGCGAAGGGGAAGGCCAACACCTTCGACGCGGCCTTCACCTTCGACCTCTCCGCCTCCGGCATCCTCCAGGTGCTGGACCGCAAGAGCTTCACCGCCGACCCCAAGGAGGGCATGGCGGCCGGCACCATCACCTTCAGCCGCTGGGCGGACGTGGGCGCCGAGGCCCTGGTGAAGGTGTCGCTGGCGGACGACGCCGGAACGCTGCGCGGTGAACTGCGCCTGTTCAACGTGGGCACCGGACGCGAGGACCTGAAGGTGACCAAGGACGCACCGGCGAGCAATCCGTCGCTGCTGGCGCACCGCCTGGCGGACGCGCTCTACCGGCACTTCACGCGCGAGCCCAGCCCGTTCCTGTCGCGCATCACCTACGTGCGCAAGGCGGGCAACAACCGCGATATCGCGGTGGCGGACTGGGACGGCGGCAACCCCGTGGTGCTCACCAAGGGCGGCATCAACATCCTGCCCTCGCTGAGCAACGACGGCGCGCAGGTGGCGTACACGTCGTACCGCAAGAACCGTCCGGACCTCTACGTGCAGCGCCCGGGTGGCGACGCGAAGATGGTCGTGTCCGACGGGCAGATGATCACCGGCGGCGCCTTCTCCCCGGACGGCAAGCGCCTGGCGTACTCGCAGGCCGAGGGTGAGAGCGCGCAGATCTACGTGGCCAACGCGGACGGCTCCGGCGCCAAGGCCGTCACCGATACGCCCTACGGGCTGAACACCAGCCCGAGCTGGTCGCCCGACGGCAAGCGCATCGCGTTCGTCTCCAACCGCGGTGGCAGCCCGCAGATCTACATCATGGGCGCGGATGGCTCGGGTGTGCGGCGGCTCACGTTCCAGGGCAACTACAACCAGACGCCGGACTGGTCTCCGCGTGGCGACCTCATCGTCTTCACCGCGCGCGACGAGCGCAACGCCTTCGACCTCTTCACCGTCAACGTGGAGACGGGCAAGGTGACGCGCATGACGCAGGACCAGGGCAACAACGAGGAGCCCGCCTTCTCGCCCAACGGCCGGCTCATCCTCTTCACGTCCACCCGGGCGGGTGGCACGCAGCTCTTCGTGATGACGGCGGACGGCAACAACCAGCTCCCCCTCCGGGCGGAGAAGGGCACGCTGCTGACGCCGGACTGGGCTCCCCTGGCGGACGCCCAGTAG
- a CDS encoding aminotransferase class V-fold PLP-dependent enzyme: MSAPFRSHWGLDPEVRFLNHGSYGACPTVVLQKQAELRARLESEPVRFLHREIEPLLDEARAALADFVGADTEDVSFVPNATGGVTTVLRSLRFEPGDELLTTDHEYNASRNALDFVSEAWGAKVVVAKLPWPVSSPDAVVDAVLAHVTPRTRLLLVDHVSSQTALVMPLARLVSEMRARGIETLVDGAHGPGMVPLALRSLGAGYYTGNCHKWLCSPKGVAFLYVRRDLQSGVTPLAVSHGRNSPRTDRSRHRLLFDWTGTHDPTAALCVPEALRVMGGMLPGGWPALMAHNRDKALAARAMLCERLKVAPACPEEMVGSMAVVTLPPGYPERPEPPLYLDPLHLRLFDEHRIEVPIIPWPKPPHRHVRVSAQLYNTPDEYVALADALEVLLR; this comes from the coding sequence ATGAGCGCCCCCTTTCGTTCCCACTGGGGATTGGACCCCGAGGTCCGATTCCTGAACCATGGCTCGTACGGCGCGTGCCCCACCGTGGTGCTCCAGAAGCAGGCGGAGCTCCGCGCACGCTTGGAGTCCGAGCCCGTCCGCTTCCTCCATCGCGAAATCGAGCCGCTGCTCGACGAGGCCCGCGCGGCGCTCGCGGACTTCGTCGGCGCGGACACGGAGGACGTGTCCTTCGTCCCCAACGCCACCGGCGGCGTCACCACCGTGCTGCGCTCGCTGCGCTTCGAGCCTGGTGACGAGCTGCTCACCACGGACCACGAATACAACGCCAGCCGCAACGCGCTGGACTTCGTCTCCGAGGCCTGGGGCGCGAAGGTGGTGGTGGCGAAGCTGCCCTGGCCCGTGAGCTCGCCCGACGCGGTGGTGGACGCGGTGCTCGCGCACGTGACACCGCGCACGCGCCTGTTGCTCGTGGACCATGTCTCCAGCCAGACGGCGCTGGTGATGCCGCTGGCCCGGCTCGTCTCGGAGATGCGCGCGCGGGGCATCGAGACGCTGGTCGACGGCGCGCACGGGCCGGGCATGGTGCCGCTGGCGCTGCGCTCGCTGGGCGCGGGTTACTACACGGGCAACTGCCACAAGTGGCTGTGCTCGCCCAAGGGCGTGGCCTTCCTCTACGTGCGCCGCGACTTGCAGTCCGGGGTGACGCCGCTGGCGGTGAGCCACGGACGCAACTCGCCCCGCACGGACCGCTCGCGCCACCGGCTCCTGTTCGACTGGACGGGGACGCATGACCCCACCGCGGCGCTCTGTGTCCCGGAGGCACTTCGGGTCATGGGCGGCATGCTCCCCGGGGGGTGGCCCGCGCTGATGGCGCACAATCGCGACAAGGCCCTGGCGGCGCGAGCGATGCTCTGCGAGCGGCTGAAGGTGGCGCCGGCCTGCCCCGAGGAGATGGTGGGCAGCATGGCCGTGGTGACGCTGCCTCCGGGGTATCCGGAGCGCCCCGAGCCGCCCCTCTACCTGGACCCGCTCCACCTGCGCTTGTTCGACGAGCACCGCATCGAGGTGCCCATCATCCCTTGGCCCAAGCCGCCCCACCGTCACGTGCGCGTGTCCGCGCAGCTCTACAACACGCCCGACGAGTACGTCGCGCTGGCGGATGCTTTGGAAGTGCTCTTGCGTTGA
- a CDS encoding Ppx/GppA phosphatase family protein encodes MPRFATIDVGTNSVLLLVAERTPEGRFEPVLERAEITRLGRGVDATRRLSAEGMEATLSVLESFAREAREAGAQDIAVSATSAARDASNGPEFLAAAKARAGVTVEIISGQMEAELSFAAVHADFASESAGPLLVLDIGGGSTEFIYGNPAGHVDFRHSFDVGAVRMTERFVSSDPLSSENRARIQAHLRDTFKALPPPPPDAALVGVAGTVTTLYAVQHAIDPYVAERVHGGSLSLGELTALVDRLCQMPVEERRTLPGMQPKRADVIPAGALILLESVKALGLEGCRVSDRGLRWGLLAHRFGAGAARS; translated from the coding sequence ATGCCGCGATTCGCCACCATCGATGTGGGTACCAACTCCGTGCTGTTGCTGGTCGCGGAGCGAACCCCTGAAGGCCGCTTCGAGCCCGTCTTGGAGCGCGCCGAAATCACCCGATTGGGACGAGGCGTGGATGCCACCCGCCGGCTGTCGGCGGAAGGCATGGAGGCGACGCTGTCCGTGCTGGAGTCCTTCGCGCGCGAGGCCCGCGAGGCTGGCGCCCAGGACATCGCGGTGTCCGCCACCAGCGCCGCGCGCGACGCGAGCAACGGTCCGGAGTTCCTCGCCGCCGCGAAGGCGCGCGCGGGCGTCACGGTGGAGATCATCTCCGGGCAGATGGAAGCGGAGCTGTCGTTCGCCGCGGTGCACGCGGACTTCGCCAGTGAGTCGGCCGGGCCGCTGCTCGTGCTGGATATCGGCGGAGGCTCCACGGAGTTCATCTACGGCAACCCCGCGGGCCACGTGGACTTCCGCCACAGCTTCGACGTGGGCGCGGTGCGGATGACCGAGCGCTTCGTGAGCTCGGACCCGCTCTCCTCGGAGAACCGCGCGCGCATCCAGGCGCACCTGCGCGACACGTTCAAGGCACTGCCCCCGCCCCCGCCCGACGCGGCGCTGGTGGGCGTCGCGGGCACCGTGACGACGCTGTACGCCGTGCAGCACGCCATCGACCCGTACGTCGCGGAGCGCGTCCATGGCGGCTCGCTCTCGCTGGGAGAACTGACGGCGCTGGTGGACCGCCTCTGCCAGATGCCGGTGGAGGAGCGGCGCACGCTTCCAGGCATGCAGCCCAAGCGCGCGGACGTCATCCCTGCGGGAGCGCTCATCCTCCTGGAGTCGGTGAAGGCCCTGGGACTGGAGGGGTGCCGCGTCAGTGACAGAGGACTCAGATGGGGGCTGCTCGCGCATCGGTTCGGCGCGGGGGCCGCCCGGTCATGA
- a CDS encoding spinster family MFS transporter, translating to MSTSSVSLSPSPSAAPVTPAANAGYALLILTLINLVNYLDRYIVAVALPGIQQEFQINDTQAGLLGTMFILVFMLASPVGGYLGDRYPRRLMVAGGVLLWSLATGASGLATSFVALLVARAVIGIGEAGYGAVAPSIISDLYPREKRTRMLAYFYIAIPVGAAAGYGLGGWLTQAYSWHVAFFAGGIPGLILGALAFFMPEPKRGAMDGPNAETKLPFLVGIKGLGRNAAFWAVTAGYTLMTFSIGGLGFWMPTYLVRERGMLADDSGFRFGAITAVAGLLGTVAGGWLGDKLDRKREGGGLWMSGVGLMLAAPCMYLAVNLKDVGLTFVAIGAAQFLIFLNSGPINAAIVNCVPPAFRAFAMGLNVLCIHLLGDAISPTLIGNIADASSLHTAIAINAVPVLLGGVALLIGARLFRSAVPPAEATA from the coding sequence ATGAGCACCTCCTCCGTGAGCCTCTCGCCCTCCCCTTCCGCGGCACCCGTGACTCCCGCCGCGAACGCGGGCTACGCGCTGCTCATCCTCACCCTCATCAACCTGGTCAACTACCTCGACCGGTACATCGTCGCCGTCGCGCTGCCGGGCATCCAACAGGAGTTCCAGATCAACGACACGCAGGCGGGCCTGCTGGGCACCATGTTCATCCTGGTGTTCATGCTGGCCTCGCCCGTGGGGGGTTACCTGGGGGACCGGTATCCGCGTCGGCTGATGGTCGCGGGTGGAGTGCTGTTGTGGAGCCTCGCGACGGGAGCCAGCGGGCTCGCCACCTCCTTCGTCGCGCTGCTCGTCGCGCGCGCGGTGATTGGCATCGGCGAGGCGGGCTATGGCGCGGTGGCGCCCAGCATCATCTCGGACCTGTACCCGCGCGAGAAGCGCACGCGGATGCTCGCGTACTTCTACATCGCCATCCCCGTGGGCGCGGCCGCGGGCTACGGGCTGGGCGGCTGGCTCACGCAGGCGTACTCGTGGCACGTGGCCTTCTTCGCGGGAGGCATCCCGGGCCTGATTCTGGGGGCCCTGGCGTTCTTCATGCCCGAGCCCAAGCGCGGCGCCATGGATGGCCCCAACGCGGAGACGAAGCTGCCCTTCCTCGTCGGCATCAAGGGACTGGGACGCAACGCGGCCTTCTGGGCCGTGACGGCGGGCTACACGCTGATGACGTTCTCCATCGGCGGCCTCGGCTTCTGGATGCCCACCTATCTGGTGCGCGAGCGCGGGATGCTGGCGGATGACTCCGGGTTCCGCTTCGGCGCGATTACGGCGGTGGCGGGCCTCTTGGGGACCGTGGCCGGGGGCTGGCTGGGAGACAAGCTGGACCGCAAGCGCGAGGGCGGTGGCCTCTGGATGTCCGGCGTGGGCCTGATGCTCGCGGCGCCGTGCATGTACCTGGCGGTCAACCTGAAGGACGTGGGCCTCACCTTCGTGGCCATCGGCGCGGCTCAGTTCCTCATCTTCCTCAACAGCGGCCCCATCAACGCCGCCATCGTCAACTGCGTGCCTCCCGCGTTCCGCGCGTTCGCCATGGGGTTGAACGTGCTGTGCATCCACCTGCTCGGTGATGCGATTTCGCCCACGCTCATCGGCAACATCGCCGACGCGTCGAGCCTCCACACCGCCATCGCCATCAACGCCGTGCCCGTGCTGCTCGGCGGCGTGGCGCTGCTCATCGGTGCGCGGCTGTTCCGCTCGGCCGTACCTCCAGCGGAAGCTACCGCCTGA
- a CDS encoding lysophospholipid acyltransferase family protein, producing MFYACVRAVVAVCLRLFYRVKVNAPGPEPEGPVLFVGNHPNGLIDPGLVFIITRRPVTFLAKAPLFAMPVIGWLLKGLDALPVYRKQDDPSKMGGNEGTLDAAKGALLQGRAITIFPEGKSHSEPGLAELKTGASRIALNAAKEGAPVRIVPVGLTYAEKNVFRSEVLIDVGPAIDVTPFLPADAASESESVRALTERIAEGLRAVTLNLEQWADLPLVQLAEQLYSFKQGQVLDAERLRLWARGVQLFRAREPERFEGMRAHLASFKRRLGLVHAEGLKDLALVYRPGNVVPFVVKNLLSLVLGLPLFALGLVLFWLPYQVPRAASRKVELDVQATVKFLSAFVLALVWWGGLTVAAGVWGGAPWAGLTFLAVPPLALFTLYFAERWDVLRRDIDVFFTLSSRVRLKSLLLSDGERLASEVERLADEYRPQVDATVRR from the coding sequence GTGTTCTACGCGTGTGTCCGTGCCGTGGTCGCGGTGTGTCTGCGCCTCTTCTACCGGGTGAAGGTGAATGCACCCGGCCCCGAGCCGGAAGGTCCGGTGCTGTTCGTGGGAAATCATCCCAACGGACTCATCGACCCGGGGCTCGTCTTCATCATCACGCGCCGTCCCGTGACGTTCCTCGCGAAGGCGCCGCTGTTCGCGATGCCCGTCATCGGCTGGCTGCTCAAGGGGCTGGATGCGCTGCCGGTGTATCGCAAGCAGGATGACCCCTCGAAGATGGGAGGCAACGAGGGCACCCTCGATGCCGCGAAGGGCGCGCTGCTCCAGGGCCGCGCCATCACCATCTTCCCCGAGGGGAAGAGCCACTCCGAGCCGGGGCTCGCGGAGCTGAAGACGGGCGCGTCACGCATCGCGCTGAACGCGGCGAAGGAGGGCGCTCCCGTGCGCATCGTCCCCGTGGGGCTCACGTATGCGGAGAAGAACGTCTTCCGCAGCGAGGTCCTCATCGACGTGGGGCCCGCCATCGACGTCACGCCCTTCCTGCCCGCGGATGCCGCCTCGGAGTCCGAGTCCGTGCGTGCCCTCACCGAACGCATCGCCGAGGGACTCCGCGCGGTGACGCTCAACCTGGAGCAGTGGGCGGACCTGCCGCTGGTGCAGCTCGCCGAGCAGCTCTATTCCTTCAAGCAGGGGCAGGTGCTGGACGCGGAGCGCCTGCGGCTGTGGGCTCGCGGCGTGCAGTTGTTCCGCGCGCGCGAGCCGGAGCGGTTCGAGGGCATGCGCGCGCACCTCGCGTCCTTCAAGCGGCGCCTGGGATTGGTGCACGCGGAGGGACTCAAGGACCTCGCGCTCGTCTACCGGCCGGGCAACGTGGTGCCCTTCGTCGTGAAGAACCTGCTCTCGCTGGTGCTGGGCCTGCCGCTGTTCGCGCTGGGCCTGGTGCTCTTCTGGCTGCCGTATCAGGTGCCCAGGGCCGCCAGTCGCAAGGTGGAGCTGGATGTGCAGGCGACGGTGAAGTTCCTGAGCGCGTTCGTCCTGGCGCTCGTCTGGTGGGGCGGGCTCACTGTCGCCGCGGGCGTGTGGGGTGGGGCGCCGTGGGCCGGGCTGACGTTCCTCGCGGTACCGCCCCTGGCGCTCTTCACGCTCTACTTCGCCGAGCGCTGGGATGTGCTGCGGCGGGACATCGACGTGTTCTTCACCTTGAGCAGCCGGGTGCGCCTCAAGTCGCTGCTGCTCTCGGATGGAGAGCGGCTGGCCTCGGAGGTGGAGCGACTGGCCGATGAGTATCGGCCCCAGGTGGACGCCACCGTCAGGCGGTAG